From Amia ocellicauda isolate fAmiCal2 chromosome 12, fAmiCal2.hap1, whole genome shotgun sequence, a single genomic window includes:
- the LOC136763994 gene encoding SLAM family member 9-like codes for MFNGEFMPVNVERFRGRVTWDSSTGLFHITQLNTQDSVEYRVENTEEKSIIKTFCLTVYNRASKPQVNSSQTQAQSDTQTCTLQCSVANGREVTLSWYREGGNISLNHTSSPDLNSTLTVSVQIAGLSIDTYSCEATNPVSTETERVNSLEYCRRTGDVESPISQCAVAPAALALKIAVTAVFSVLTVLAVLTVIRITADLKRLRDQQSKGRCLCVSLWKPVTV; via the exons ATGTTTAATGGGGAGTTCATGCCTGTCAATGTGGAGAGGTTCAGAGGCAGGGTGACCTGGGACAGCAGCACTGGACTCTTCCACATCACACAGCTCAACACACAGGACTCTGTGGAATATAGAGTGGAGAACACTGAAGAAAAGAGCATAATCAAAACATTTTGCCTCACAGTGTACA ACCGTGCGTCCAAGCCGCAGGTGAATAGCTCCCAAACACAAGCACAGTCCGACACGCAGACCTGCACCCTACAGTGCTCTGTGGCCAATGGGAGAGAGGTGACCCTGTCCTGGTACAGAGAGGGGGGGAATATCTCCCTGAACCACACCAGCTCCCCTGATCTCAACAGCACTCTGACTGTCTCTGTGCAGATAGCAGGACTCAGCATTGACACCTACAGCTGTGAGGCCACAAACCCTGTCAGCACTGAGACCGAGAGAGTCAACAGCCTGGAGTACTGCAGGAGAACTGGAgacg TTGAGAGCCCCATCAGTCAGTGTGCTGTCGCTCCTGCAGCGCTGGCTCTGAAGATTGCAGTGACAGCTGTGTTCTCAGTGCTGACAGTGCTGGCCGTCCTCACTGTGATTCGTATCACAGCCGACCTGAAGAGACTGAGAGACCAGCAGAGTAAAGgcaggtgtctgtgtgtctctctctggaaACCAGTGACAGTCTAA